DNA from Gammaproteobacteria bacterium:
GGTTGGCCATAAATTGGGCGAGTTTGCTTTAACCAGAACTTTTCGCTCTCATTCGGGCGATAGAAAAGCAGTGAAGAAAAAGGGGGAATAGTAAGTGTCTGAAGTCGCGGCAATATTAAAACATGCGAGAATTTCTCCACAAAAGGTAAGACTAGTTGCGGATCAAATCCGTGGCAAAAGTGTTGCCATGGCGAGTGATATTCTTACTTTTAGCAATAAAAAAGCAGCTGCTTTGATTAAGAAGGTTTTAGATTCTGCCATCGCAAACGCGGAGCACAATGAAGGTGCTGATATTGATGAACTAAAAGTGTCCAAAATATTCATCGATCAAGGGCCAACATTTAAGCGCTTGCACGCAAGAGCAAGAGGGCGCTCCG
Protein-coding regions in this window:
- the rplV gene encoding 50S ribosomal protein L22, with product MSEVAAILKHARISPQKVRLVADQIRGKSVAMASDILTFSNKKAAALIKKVLDSAIANAEHNEGADIDELKVSKIFIDQGPTFKRLHARARGRSDRILKRTCHITVMVSDN